In Carassius gibelio isolate Cgi1373 ecotype wild population from Czech Republic chromosome B19, carGib1.2-hapl.c, whole genome shotgun sequence, one DNA window encodes the following:
- the LOC127979198 gene encoding tripartite motif-containing protein 16-like isoform X1 yields MAEASVFSVEQFSCPVCLDLLKDPVAIPCGHSYCMSCITDCWDQEDQKRVYSCPQCRQTFSPRPALAKNTMLAEVVEKLKMTKLKAAVPAGSGDVECDICTGRKHKAVKSCLVCLESYCQTHFERHEEFRPGKRHKVTDATGRLQQMICQKHEKLLEVFCRTDQQCVCVLCMTDEHKNHETVSTAAERTEKEKHLKETQSEIQQRIQQRQKDLEQLRDAVESHKRSAQTAVEDSERIFTELIRSIERSRSEVTQRIRDKEKTAVSRAEGQMERLEQEIEDLKKRNTELEQLSHTDDHIHFLQSLQSLSAPPESTENISDSFLFSFDGVRESVRQLRLKLEDFCKEEMKKISVSNIVPRSREDFLQYRHQFTLDPNTAQKHLCLSEGNRLVTYTDTAQPYPNHPDRFDGCFQVLCRESVSGRCYWELEWSGSVVDISVSYKSISRKGSGNECVFGGNDQSWILRCSPSSVSFCHDNKETKLPVSSSCRRIGVYVDHRAGTLSFYSVSDSMNLIHTVQTTFTQPLYPGFNVWGHQSSVKLL; encoded by the exons ATGGCTGAAGCCAGTGTTTTTTCAGTGGAGCAGTTCAGCTGtccagtgtgtctggatctcctgaaggatcctgtggccattccctgtggacacagttactgtatgagctgcattacagactgctgggatcaagaggatcagaagagagtctacagctgtcctcagtgcagacagaccttcagtccaagacctgctttagctaaaaacaccatgctggctgaagtggtggagaaactgaagatGACCAAACTAAAAGCTGCTGTTCCTGCTGGATCTGGAGACGTGGAGTGTGACATCTGTACTGGAAGAAAACACAAAGCTgtcaagtcctgtctggtgtgtctgGAGTCTTACTGTCAAACTCACTTTGAGCGTCATGAAGAGTTTCGTCCAGGAAAGAGACACAAAGTGACTGATGCCACTGGACGACTGCAGCagatgatctgccagaaacatgagaAGCTTCTGGAGGTTTTCTGTCGTACTGACCAGCAATGTGTTTGTGTACTTTGTATGACAGATGAACATAAAAACCACGAGACTGTGTCAACTGCAGCAGAGAGGACAGAGAAAGAG AAACACTTGAAGGAGACACAGAGTGAAAtccagcagagaatccagcagagacAGAAAGATCTTGAGCAGCTGAGAGACGctgtggagtctcataag cgctctgcacagacagcagtggaggacagtgagaggatctttactgagctcatccgctccattgagagaagccgctctgagGTGACACAGCGGATCAGAGATaaggaaaagactgcagtgagtcgagctgaaggaCAAATGGAGCGACTGGAGCAAGAGATTGAAGATCTGAAGAAGAGAaacactgagctggagcagctttcacacacagaCGATCACATCCATTTCCTGCAG AGTCTTCAGTCTCTCTCAGCTCCTCCTGAATCTACAGAAAACATCTCTGAcagtttcctcttttcttttgatGGAGTGAGAGAATCTGTCCGTCAGCTGAGACTCAAACTGGAGGATTTCTGCAAAGAGGAGATGAAAAAGATATCTG TCAGTAACATTGTTCCCAGGAGCAGAGAGGACttcctacaat atcgtCATCAGTTCACTCTGGATCCAAACACTGCACAGAaacatctctgtctgtctgaaggGAACAGATTGGTGACTTACACTGACACAGCTCAGCCGTATCCtaatcatccagacagatttgatggtTGTtttcaggtgttgtgtagagagagtgtgagtggacgctgttactgggagctgGAGTGGAGTGGGAGTGTTGTGgatatatcagtgtcatataagagcatcagcaggaagggatctggtaatgagtgtgtgtttggaggtaatgatcagtcctggatACTGCGCTGCTCTCCCTCTAGCGTCTCATTCTGTCATGATAACAAAGAGACTAAACTCCCTGTTTCCTCCAGCTGCAGGAGaataggagtgtatgtggatcacagagcaggaactctgtccttctacagcgtctctgactcAATGaacctcatccacacagtccagaccacattcactcagccgctaTATCCTGGGTTTAATGTTTGGGGTCATCAATCATCAGTAAAACTATTATAA
- the LOC127979000 gene encoding uncharacterized protein LOC127979000 codes for SPTTAVLTTPAVRGKPSPTTAVLTTPSPTTAVLTTPAVRGKPSPTTAVLTTPSPTTAVPTTPAVFSGRVCVRPVIRKRCPVCNILINKRNLKKHIDRKHTEEPIQDINATSHLESQCIDRTNGIFTVLKVTKGHSVPLHIQVKTWGEHHKVICESHECQVSMEVAQRSGLSSYQCKHIRSVNYCASSAEPVSLKEEILSEMVKAKWFSNEKKKICLTRQQHANSSNIPLSVQTSIGTPETKKFISVFEPSVSYYSRLGRVMVVYDSKLNTWHCPCAILRRSCVHKYIAKWHLFQTQRDLFRTVFSREESPRKEPYAQSEKDFREDNPVYPPKHQGLNNMVCYILQHKKIPVDLPDDVRVPSPDKDYPKILCPDECVCQICPGVVPLSEPILITKKAKILTNWSIIEDVAIYCKQCPLCGMFYRYQEWKDHLHNFDDHNILAIPLCLTLRSLLQVHTSVSRAVNYLEDLTGLKFPAPDTVLHAYLHFEALVEHEYRYSCITCGDHPPVVIMDLHKKGVFHFSASDTEEPPENFRGDVNIETFWEALSKEMICRGFVASGAQNPFAVKPTYHFWAPWIGKRTRRSDNMLNTEFEKVHSSKSASETAEITVTEERLKEELQKQKVIVIRKLCKECGLDSTGSRSDLLLRLSNEMKSRQTYDKIFEKIWGASGGWGVIMCPCGVVYSLKCNLRAESPRDFVDLLFSWKHMPNIIIYDFARGLATHANLRAPESIPIHPHEGRLAEPTQENITLARSGNLKVSLPWLEEKKSASDPQGHPLTGSSDHYILSDRFHENNTKDSRDVLRKITIVPQLAGKINSQVAEQLFSKMRKNNYFLNMSQPSTHLFQMRTIIHHYNENKNNKVRTRLMKTFGSKLVMNMHGQAVLENSDISIDELVPTDIEMEHVTPTSMTVPTSTETEMVCNYKCLSASRDCWDCVPTHRQSVMLEWALGTGDQDETIAEVGNVVLKRKDFWTLGLNEQLEATIANSCLEVITLVSMERGLDVWTANAYVVVTWLPPNNLDPSLSFPDNIALKDCIIFPAWKPGHWMLCQDDSQNCTWNMDANKKQGYPPTDWWCGLWSLPVDVCSTSCLGSTL; via the exons TCTCCAACCACTGCAGTGCTGACCACACCAGCTGTGAGAGGGAAACCATCTCCTACCACTGCAGTTCTGACCACACCATCTCCAACCACTGCAGTGCTGACCACACCAGCTGTGAGAGGGAAACCATCTCCTACCACTGCAGTTCTGACCACACCATCTCCAACCACTGCAGTGCCAACTACACCAGCAGTCTTCTCAGGAAGGGTTTGTGTAAGGCCTGTGATCAGAAAAAGATGCCCAGTTTGCAATATCCTCATTAATAAAAGAAACCTAAAAAAGCACATTGACCGCAAACACACAGAAGAGCCAATACAGGACATTAATGCCACATCCCATCTTGAGAGCCAGTGCATCGATAGGACAAATGGCATATTTACAGTTCTTAAAGTTACAAAGGGTCACAGTGTTCCTCTTCATATTCAGGTCAAGACATGGGGAGAACATCATAAGGTCATTTGTGAATCACATGAATGTCAGGTCAGTATGGAAGTTGCACAGAGAAGTGGCCTGTCATCATACCAATGCAAACACATCCGCTCTGTAAATTACTGTGCATCCTCTGCAGAACCAGTCTCCCTGAAAGAAGAGATTTTATCCGAGATGGTGAAAGCAAAGTGGTTTAGTAATGAAAAGAAGAAGATTTGCCTTACTCGGCAGCAGCATGCTAACAGCAGTAACATACCACTCTCTGTTCAAACCTCGATCGGCACCCCTGAAACAAAGAAGTTCATTTCAGTATTTGAACCCAGTGTCTCCTATTACAGCAGGTTGGGGCGTGTAATGGTTGTATATGACTCAAAATTAAACACATGGCATTGTCCCTGTGCCATATTGAGGCGCTCATGTGTGCacaaatatattgcaaaatggCACCTTTTTCAGACACAACGCGACTTGTTTCGAACAGTCTTCAGCAGAGAAGAATCACCACGCAAAGAACCATATGCACAGTCTGAGAAGGATTTCAGAGAAGACAATCCTGTTTATCCTCCAAAACATCAAGGGTTAAATAATATGGTATGTTACATTCTTCAGCACAAGAAGATTCCTGTTGATCTACCAGATGATGTGCGGGTACCATCACCAGACAAAGATTACCCAAAAATCCTTTGTCCAGATGAATGTGTCTGTCAGATTTGTCCAGGTGTTGTTCCCCTCAGTGAACCCATCCTAATTACGAAGAAGGCTAAAATACTCACAAACTGGTCCATAATTGAAG atgTTGCCATTTACTGTAAGCAGTGCCCACTATGTGGAATGTTCTACCGTTATCAGGAGTGGAAAGACCACCTACATAACTTTGATGACCACAACATCCTTGCAATACCCTTATGCCTAACCTTGAGAAGCCTTCTTCAG GTGCATACATCGGTGAGCAGAGCAGTAAATTATTTGGAAGATTTGACAGGTTTGAAGTTTCCGGCACCAGACACGGTTCTTCATGCCTACTTGCATTTTGAGGCCCTTGTGGAACATGAGTACAGATACTCATGTATTACCTGTGGTGACCATCCCCCAGTGGTGATAATGGATCTACACAAAAAGGGTGTTTTCCATTTTTCTG caagtgaCACAGAGGAACCTCCTGAAAACTTCCGAGGGGACGTCAATATAGAAACATTCTGGGAGGCACTATCCAAAGAAATGATATGTCGTGGATTTGTTGCAA GTGGTGCACAAAATCCATTTGCAGTTAAACCTACGTATCACTTCTGGGCTCCTTGGATTGGCAAGAGGACACGTCGTTCAGACAATATGCTAAACACAGAGTTTGAAAAAGTTCATTCTTCAAAGTCTGCCTCAGAGACTGCAGAAATTACGGTGACAGAGGAGAGGCTGAAAGAAGAACTTCAGAAGCAGAAG GTTATTGTTATTCGGAAACTATGCAAAGAATGTGGTCTGGACTCCACTGGCTCTCGGAGTGACCTCCTCCTCAGATTGTCCAATGAAATGAAATCGAGGCAAACATATGATAAAATCTTTGAAAAAATCTGGGGTGCCTCTG GAGGCTGGGGAGTCATCATGTGCCCATGTGGTGtagtttacagtttaaaatgcaaTCTTCGAGCAGAAAGCCCTCGAGATTTTGTTGATCTTCTGTTCTCATGGAAGCACATGCCGAACATTATCATTTATGACTTTGCACGCGGTTTAGCAACACATGCCAATCTCAGGGCACCAGAAAGCATTCCTATTCATCCACATGAGGGACGCTTGGCAGAACCCACTCAAGAAAACATAACACTTGCCAGATCTGGAAATCTGAAAGTGTCCTTGCCTTGGCTGGAGGAAAAAAAGAGTGCAAGTGATCCTCAAGGACACCCACTGACAGGATCTTCTGATCATTACATATTATCTGACCGTTTTCACGAGAACAATACCAAAGACAGTAGAGATGTTCTGAGGAAGATCACTATAGTGCCTCAACTAGCTGGCAAAATAAATAGCCAGGTTGCAGAGCAACTGTTCTCAAAGATGAGAAAAAATAACTACTTCTTGAACATGTCTCAGCCATCAACACACCTCTTTCAAATGAGGACCATAATTCACCACTATAACGaaaacaagaacaacaaagtGAGGACTAGATTAATGAAGACATTTGGATCAAAGTTGGTGATGAATATGCATGGACAGGCTGTGCTGG AAAATTCGGACATCTCTATAGACGAGCTAGTCCCCACAGACATTGAGATGGAGCATGTTACCCCGACATCAATGACGGTCCCAACCAGTA cagAAACTGAAATGGTGTGTAATTATAAATGCCTCTCTGCCAGTAGAGATTGTTGGGATTGTGTGCCAACTCATAGGCAATCAGTAATG CTTGAATGGGCTTTGGGGACAGGCGACCAAGATGAGACAATTGCTGAAGTTGGAAACGTGGTTCTGAAAAGAAAAGATTTCTGGACTCTCGGTCTCAATGAGCAGTTGGAGGCAACA aTTGCAAACAGCTGTCTTGAAGTAATTACTTTGGTCTCTATGGAACGA GGATTGGATGTGTGGACAGCTAATGCATATGTTGTGGTGACCTGGTTGCCTCCAAATAATCTGGACCCATCCTTGTCATTTCCA GATAACATTGCACTAAAAGACTGCATTATCTTCCCTGCTTGGAAGCCAGGACACTGGATGTTGTGT